The Devosia sp. MC521 genome has a segment encoding these proteins:
- a CDS encoding Crp/Fnr family transcriptional regulator: MQTVRKDIHNSEMPVLCQSCEARHQGICGALNAEQLSTLSRSTRRVRKDPGDPLMADAEPIEAFGNVLRGVIKLTKVLEDGRQQVVGLQFAPDLLGRPFATESRVSAEAASEVDLCMIPKSALENLIQQSAPLEHRIMMQALRELDEARDWMVTLGRKSAAEKVASFLYLIATHIDPTDDQDGAQFDLPLSRADIADFLGLTIETVSRQMTKLKTEGVIAVEHYRTIHVPDLALLRLRCG, from the coding sequence ATGCAAACGGTTCGGAAAGATATCCATAACTCGGAGATGCCGGTGCTTTGCCAAAGCTGCGAAGCGCGTCACCAAGGCATTTGCGGGGCGCTCAACGCCGAACAACTCTCTACACTCTCCCGCAGCACACGTCGCGTTCGCAAGGACCCGGGCGACCCCCTGATGGCCGACGCCGAGCCGATTGAGGCGTTCGGCAATGTGCTGCGCGGGGTGATCAAGCTGACCAAGGTTTTGGAAGATGGACGCCAGCAAGTGGTGGGGCTGCAGTTTGCGCCTGATCTGTTGGGCCGCCCCTTTGCTACCGAAAGCCGGGTGAGCGCGGAAGCTGCCTCCGAAGTTGATCTGTGCATGATCCCGAAGTCGGCGCTGGAAAATCTCATCCAACAGAGTGCGCCACTTGAGCATCGCATCATGATGCAGGCGCTGCGTGAGCTGGATGAAGCACGCGACTGGATGGTGACGCTGGGCCGGAAAAGCGCGGCAGAAAAGGTCGCGAGCTTTTTGTACTTGATCGCGACCCATATTGACCCGACCGATGATCAGGATGGGGCGCAGTTTGATCTGCCACTCAGCCGCGCCGATATTGCCGACTTTTTGGGGCTGACGATCGAAACCGTCAGCCGCCAAATGACCAAGCTGAAAACCGAAGGCGTTATTGCCGTCGAGCACTATCGTACGATCCATGTGCCCGATCTGGCTTTGCTCCGTC